TCTCAAAACTCTGATAATTAGTATCAAAGTTACTTTGAGAGTACTATTATGTGAAACTTTACATAGAAATACTCTGCATCGGAGATTGAATGAGAGAAAATGTTATAGTCTCATATCGAATTCGTGTTAAGAAAATTTAGAGTTTATAAGGTTGGTTCGAACGCTAATTATATGAGGCATCGGCCGAGAAGCTGAAACCTATCCAAAAACCTTCCTAGCTAGCATATGCTGAAACCAAGAAACAGTGGGGCCTTGGAGATTTAGGCTCCAAATGATATTTAGAGTAGGATCCTCTGAATTGTTCAAGTTAATTAGGCAATGTCCCATCTTAAGGATGTGCAGACTTGAGATTTTTTGGATAGACCATTTGGGAATATACAGTCAAATCTGTTGATCAGACCCTTCAAGTCTTGGGAAAGGAATGAAACAACAGAGCTGCTTCTTATTTTGTGTTTCCCCACCCAATTAAGTCAATGGAAGTGTCTCTTAGTACTTAAATTTCTTTGAAAACTTTAGGTGACTTTGCTGAATTTTAtgtgaaaaaggaaagaaaaaaaaaaaaaaaagaaaaaaaatttattttttattatatcttgtttttttttttttagaggagGACGACATCTCCATTTATTTATGATATACCCatacttttggcggaggaatgcCGTGGCTATAAGACAAGCAATGAGAGATTacatatagaaaataaaataaaatttaaaagtctcccaaaaacaacaccaacatccaaccaaaataggactacaagtccaaacaaatctaaataagAACTTACTAACCAATAAAATACCCCACGCATTAAactaaacaaaagaaaaaaacaaaagaaaccaactaaacatatctcatataagtcgtactcaTCTTATTCAGTTTATAACTCTAGGAAGTTAACTACTATTTAtaaacaaattattcctccccatagcaccttatcgagtcaaagcatctgccactttattcccttatttatataaattatttatagaaaagtctactccctccaataaaccaataagctgctcccaaaaatcctacaaataccacaaggagcacttacTGGATATTATCCAAtcaactacaatattcgaatcacattcaatatcaatactggtATGActcaaatgtttgcaaatctttattccttccatcactgctctcaattcagtttcattatttgaataagaaccaaaatattttgaaaaaccaaaaataaaaaaacctgtATAGtttctaaggatgccaccaccatcCATCGGCCCTGGATTCCCCCAGCTgttcccatccaaatttagtttcaacttCCCTTGTCTCGGTTTTAGTCATCTCACACCttacataattttattttttattatatcttTCTtactattaaaatttttttaaaaaataatgatgtgtaaaattaaatttttatttataaattttgtatattatttggtttctttctcatatttcttgataatcaaacatgaaaaatgtggatttcttaatattttcctttcctttctctaatattttatgaattccaAACGGGCCTAATTTACATTTTCATTTCTGGCTATCAatgaaagtaagaaaaaaaaaaaaaaaaatcaaatccatgaacaaaattttaattttccacattattaatatttagttttttttagtCATATtgaaataaactttcattttttataatatttaatatataaggaaaataaaaggaaaaataagtttctctcttatttttctttcccttccttttcccaaacaaaattaTTGATCCAAAAGGACCCCGAGTATTTCATTGTTTGAGCAACAAACTAAAAAAAACGGGTCATGATAATTTCCAAAGTTTTTATGTAATCTTTTAAACAATTTTTGAGCACcacaaaaataatttcttttttttttggaagaacacctgaaaaataatttcaattttgtttagaataatttaaataaactattgcacatatataattatacaaGGACTCATTCTTCAAGTttctttttcctgaaaattataaTAAGCTAACTCATGCATAGTCTTGTTGAGTCCATAAGACCAACATATAATAATATTGAATTAAAGTTAGGAAGTGTGGTCACGTGTCACTTTCTAAAATTGTTACTCTCAAAAGATAATTACTGCGTAAGTTAAAATCAATCATTTAATTACTCATATATTATAACACGCCACCAAATATATTATCACTTTTAAAAAAAGTAATActtatattaaaatattgaatagccCACAATTACAAGAttgtaaaatttaatttataaaattaatacttatattaaaatattgaatagccCACAATTAATACTTACAATCACATCATTAATTAGCTAATCCCCACATTTTTTTGAATCAAacattataaaatttaatttataaaattgaaCAACAGAGTGCAATTAATGCTTTATCACAATACAAATTATTTCCTCCATGAAATAATcatgaattttgaaaaagaatactacaaaaggagagaaaaaatcacatcaaataaagaaattaagaaaGACTTACAATATACGAATCCTATcactttatatttatatatatattttttctatttagCGTAAATATATAGAATTCACTTAGTTAAAATGAGCGCCACTTACgctaaaaatgataatattacAAAATACGTTAGGATTCGTACATTATAATTTACATATATCCTAACTAATAACGATAGCGTTATTGATTACATAGACCGGTAAGCTTCACAAACTCACATAATAGAAGAAGACAACTATAACATTATCTATAATATCATCAAACAATTTTACCTGGATGACACGGGTTTGTATTATTATGACCTAAATTGACTACACAAAAATACGTGGGATCCACACTATTTTGCACGTAGGATGGTAATATTAGGGACCCATGTCATGTTACTCTCTTCCTTACTTCTTGGATGTGGACTTGTTTGAACTTGAAGGGTACCCTATCCCATGGCGCCCGCAGGGGAAAACGGCAAACACGGCGCTGGCAGCTACGCCGATCACCGGCGGCAGGGACATCATGAGAGCCTTCTGAGTCGACTCAAAGGAAGGGTAGAAGCAATCGACCGTGTTGGAGTCCAGAAGAGCCAACGCCGCAAACACCACCACCGAGAACAAGGAGTGCACGAAGTCCCCCACCTGGAGCTTGTACTGGGACTCGTCCACGGACTCGCTGGAGTCGGGCGACGGCCAGAGACCCTTTGTGGTGGCGAAGCCGTAGTGGGTGGCGCCGTCACTGCCGGTGTAGCTGTCAGTGAAGGAGGAGAAGAAGCAGGAGAGGCCGCACAGGCCGATGAGGACGCTGGTGAGGACCTTGTTGACAGGGTGGCACTGGCCGTTGTTGGAGAGGACGGGGTTAAGGAACTGGAAGGCGAAGACGGTGCCGGTGGGAAGGAGCTTGATGAGGTTTCCGATGCCGGAAAATGTCATGTCAGAGTATGATTTCTTCTGGGAGGTGGAAGATGATGATTCGTTGCTGCTTCCTGCCATTTGGGCTTCAGAATTAAAATCAGAAGATGGATCAATTAATTTCTTTGATAACATGTGTGTGTCTTTTCCGATGTGTGGGTGAAATCTTTTGTGGGTAtttatagagagagagggagaggagctGCATGCAAAGGGTTGCTTCTACGAAACATCGTACGTACGTAGGAGAGCTAGCTGAGGTTGTGGGTTCATTAACCTTTACTCCTCTTGAGTCATTAATTAGTTTCTAATTCAAGGTTTTGATGTTTAGtcaaattactctctctctctctctctctctctctctctctctctctctctctctctctctctctctctctctctctctatgtggcGTGCTATGGGAAGGCGTGAACTCATGATCATCGATCTCAAAGTGGAAAATGCACCATATTGATTAATTCAATTCCTACCATTCTTCATTGGTTATGGTCAGTCTTAATTACATTCTTTGATGGAGAGATTTGTACATGTGGCTTGCTAGCTCGCTAGCAGGGAATATTCAATATACATACACATTCATTTGAATTATAATTATAGTATTTGGCTAAttaatgtgtgtgtatatatatatatatatatatatatatatatatatatatatttgtgtgtgtgtatgtgtgtgtgttttcatGTCTCATCAAAGATCACAGTTAGAGTACAAAatctattttatttgtttttttactAGTTATTGTCCACAATAAATATTGATTAATTGAGTTAAAATCTTGACACGATCAAAGTTaactaatgattttttttttttcgtttgatATATTGTGTGCTTGTTATGATTTTACTATTTTAAACAAATAAATGTTGTAAAGTAAATGATAGCAATTAATTAATATACTACATGTTGACAATTTATTAATAGAGTAGTAATGGTCTAGGCTTTTAGATATATAGAGtagttgtgtatatatattttaagaggTTTGacttaaaaattaaaagtttaaatttttggtGTTATATCAAATTTCATCCgaacatataattatatatttatttcttttaatacaCTTCTAAAGTTCAACTAGTTTGTGTGTAATAGAAACGACGCGTTACCCTAATAAATACTTTTTGAACCCTCATCTTATAAGTAATAACTTATGTGAAATAATTCTTAAATATTACCGACATTTTTAAGTGATTCACATATatccataactttttctataagaTAAAAATGTCAAGTGGCACGATGgactttcttatttttttttattttgataaatataAAGGCTTCATAATCTAGGGTTgctttttaacatttttttttttttttttatctataaagGTCAGTTTGGATTAAAATTTTACTCGgagaggaaaagaaaggaaaataagaaggaaattcattttttacTATGTTTTCTTTCTATATCAAATcccatttaaaatgaaaaattattctaataggattaacaattaaagaaaaaatcaaatgtaaagatgtataaaataaaaataatttttttattaaattggtatgtattttaattttttttctttcttgataaCCTAATTAACATGAAAAATTGGAATTGTtcctattttccttttctttgccCAATATTTTTCATGTTCCAAACAAAGCATTAGAGACTGACAAGCTTTGAATATGTACAATGACAAGTATTCCATTTTCGATCACACATTGCTTTTGAGTGGCTTAATTTGTATGTATTTGATAGATGGGCAGATACTACATGCATGGGGAATGAATGAATTTCAAACTCACATAATAGAAGAAGACAACTATCACATTCTCTATAATATCATCAAACAACTTTACCTGGATGTCACGGGTTTGTATTATTATGACCTAAATTGACTACACAAAATTACATGGGATCCACACTATTTTGCACGTAGGAGGGTAATATTAGGGACCCATGTCATGTTACTCTCTTCCTTACTTCTTGGATGCGGACTTGTTTGAACTTGAAGGGTACCCTATCCCATGGCGCCTGCAGGGGAAAACGGCAAACACGGCGCTGGCAACTACGCCGATCACCGGAGGCAGGGACATCATGAGAGCCTTCTGAGTCGACTCAAAGGAAGGGTAGAAGCAATCGACCGTGTTGGAGTCCAGAAGAGATACCGCCGCGAACACCACCACCGAGAACAAGGCGTGCACGAAGTCCCCCACCTGGAGCTTGTACTGGGACACGTCCACGGACTCGCTGGAGTCGGGCGACGGCCAGAGACCCTTCGTGGTGACGATGCCGTAGTGGGTGGCACCGTCACTGCCGGTGTAGCTGTCAGTGAAGGAGGAGAAGAAGCAGGAGAGGCCGCACAGGCCGATGAGGACGCTGGTGAGGACCTTGTTGACAGGGTGGCACTGGCCGTTGTTGGAGAGGACGGGGTTAAGGAACTGGAAGGCGAAGACGGTGCCGGTGGGAAGGAGCTTGATGAGGTTTCCGATGCCGGAAAATGTCATGTCAGAGTATGATTTCTTCTGGGAGGTGGAAGATGATGATTCGTTGCTGCTTCCTGCCATTTGGGCTTCAGAATTAAAATCAGAAGATGGATCAAATAATTTCTTTGATAACATGTGTGTGTCTTTTCCGATATGTGGGTGAAATCTTTTGTGGGTTCATTAACCTTTACTCCTCGAGTCATTAACTAGTTTCTAATTCAAGGTTTTGATGTTTAGtcaaattactctctctctctctctctctctctctctctctctctctgtatttcTAATTCAAGGTTTTGATGTTTAGtcaaattactctctctctctctctctctctctctctctctctctctctctctctctctctctctctctctctatgtggcGTGCTATGGGAAGGCATGAAGATCATCGATCTCAAAGTGGAAAATGCACCATATTGATTAATTCAATTCCTACCATTCTTCATTGGTTATGGTCAGTCTTAATTACATTCTTTGATGGAGAGATTTGTACACGTGACTTGCTAGCTCGCTAGCAGGGAATATTCAATATACATACACATCCATTTGAATTATAATTATAGTATTTGGCTaattaatgtgtgtgtgtgtgtctatatatatatatatatatatttgtgtgtgtgtgtgttttcatttttcatcaaGGATCACAGTTAGAGCACAAAATCtattttatttgtgtttttaCTAGTTATTGTCGACAATAAATATTGATTAATTGAGTTAAAATCTTGACAAGATCAAAGTTAACTaatgcttttttatttttatatttttttcgtTTGGTATATTGTGTGCTTGTTCAGATTTTACtattttaaacaaataaaatgttgtaaagTAAATGATAGCAATTAATTAATATACTACATGTTGACAATTTATTAATAGAGTAGTAATGGTCTAGGCTTTTAGATATATAGAGtagttgtgtatatatattttaagagttttgacttaaaaattaaaagtttaaatttttggtgttgtatattaaatttcatccgaACATATAATTAtatgtttatttcttttaatacCCTTCTAAAATTCAACTAGTTTGTGTGTAATAGAAACGACGCTTACACTAATAAATACTTTTTGAGCACTCATCTTATAAGTAATAACTTATGTGAAATAATTCTTAAATATTACCGACATTTTTGAGtgattcacatatatgcataactttttctataagaTAAAAATGTCAAGTGGCacaatggaatttttttttttttttgataaatataaAGGGTTCATAATCTACAAttgctttttttaaaaaacattttttttaatctaTAAAGGTCAGTTTGGATTAAAAATTTTACtcggagaaaagaaaagaaagggaaataagaaggaaattcattttttactatgttttctctctatatcaaatcccatttaaaatgaaaaattattctaATAGGATTAACAATTAAGGAAAAAaccaaatgtttttttttttactatgttTTTACtatgtttttttctttctttcttgataaCCTAATTAACATGAAAAATTAGAATTGttcctatttttcttttctttgcccAATATTTTTCATGTTCCAAACAAAGCATTAGAGACTGACAAGCTTTGAACATGTACAATGACAAGTATTCCATTTTCGATCACACAGTGCTTTTGAATGGCTTAATTTGTATGTATTTGATAGATGGGCAGATACTACATGCATGGAGAATGAATGAATTTCAAATATATTGTGacaattaatttattaataatcTCAAGAAGCCCCCCTTGGGGTTGCTCGGGTGGTAAGTTTTGAGTTTGGTTTACCGCGATGGTTCGAACCCGTTGCCCATGAAATCAGATTCAAGTATTAAGTGGAGAAGGGTAGAGGAACGAACCCATTATCCCTTGGGTTTGGTGCCGTACTAGGGATTCCATTATGGCTCGTCGGTAGCTAGTGTTCTCATGTAAAATACatgcacacatatacatatatatacatacacacacacatttatatatatatatatatatatatatatatatatatatatatatatggaccaAATTCTAATAGTAAACACATGAATCCAACTACCAGTCTACCCAAGTCCATTCAATTCCCGTTTCAAGAAAAGTGGCAAAGCATGATTTCGAACAAGCTAGGAGTATACGTAATTTGAAATTGAATTTGGATCATTCAAATATGCGGTCTGCAATGTGGATGATGAGCTGACCAATTCTGCACGAGTCTCTTATCCAACCCTTGTTCCACTTTTGGTTCCAGCAATTTTCTATACCAAACGAAGATGTAACGTGCAGTCAAATAATCTATTGGTTACAAGTAATATGTCgcatcccaaaaaaaaataattagctTATAAAAAAAGAGATGAACAGAGTCAACTGCAATGAATGTCAAAGTTAAATAAGAGTCTATCAAGTAAAGAATAGTTAAGGATAATTTTAATTGAGGCAACCATTTAGGAAACTACTTATAACTCTAAATTTGACTTAGAAACGAGAGGAGtataaatactttttttttctaTCTTATAAAACACAAACCTTTCAAAATATGCACACAATGTGAGACGAGTACATTAATTTCAGCCCCTATTATCTTGTTCACTTCCCTCCCTCTACCACATTATTTAtctctatttttctctctttctttctttaatatctcTCCCTCTCATTAGCTTTTCTAATCTATTTCTAGTCACCTCCTTAATTTATTTCTCTCACCATTTACGACTTTTACAATTTTATATCCTATTTTTCCACgactgcaatatatatatatatatatatatatatatatatatatatatgcagggGCGGATCTGAAGGGGTGTGGTTAGACCTGACAAAGCGGATCAAGTTAGATAATACGCGGCGGATAAGGCAGATTATCAGGTTAAAAAATCATAATTCATATTCGACTCGTTTGAGTGATGGATTAGGCGGTTttgggtcggataattcatggcggatgggcggataatccactatttttaaatataattttattaataatttattatgtataataataatttaagttaTATAAGaaaacttgcaattaatttgtgtattaacttttttagtaactatatcaatcattcaatcgttTCTATTAATTAACAACTCTTGATTCATGTAAGTAAAAATGTaagcattaaaacataataaattagtctaacccaactcaaaatagaaactcaaactGTGTGATATAAATTATGGTATTTTTTAGTAAAAggatattaatatatattgaaATGCATATTACCAAAAGataaaacaaagaaacaaaactaTAAAAGAGCTACAGTTTTACTATCATTAATTAGTCTAAAATTTgtacaaacaattttttttttggaccATGAACACTTCACCAATTGCCGATCAACACTTTTTGCATAATAGTTAAGACCCCCCAACTGTGTAGTACAATACTGATAAAATCTTTGGGAAACT
This genomic stretch from Malania oleifera isolate guangnan ecotype guangnan chromosome 3, ASM2987363v1, whole genome shotgun sequence harbors:
- the LOC131150452 gene encoding protein DMP2-like, producing the protein MLSKKLIDPSSDFNSEAQMAGSSNESSSSTSQKKSYSDMTFSGIGNLIKLLPTGTVFAFQFLNPVLSNNGQCHPVNKVLTSVLIGLCGLSCFFSSFTDSYTGSDGATHYGFATTKGLWPSPDSSESVDESQYKLQVGDFVHSLFSVVVFAALALLDSNTVDCFYPSFESTQKALMMSLPPVIGVAASAVFAVFPCGRHGIGYPSSSNKSTSKK
- the LOC131150453 gene encoding protein DMP2-like produces the protein MLSKKLFDPSSDFNSEAQMAGSSNESSSSTSQKKSYSDMTFSGIGNLIKLLPTGTVFAFQFLNPVLSNNGQCHPVNKVLTSVLIGLCGLSCFFSSFTDSYTGSDGATHYGIVTTKGLWPSPDSSESVDVSQYKLQVGDFVHALFSVVVFAAVSLLDSNTVDCFYPSFESTQKALMMSLPPVIGVVASAVFAVFPCRRHGIGYPSSSNKSASKK